Proteins encoded together in one Streptomyces sp. NBC_01216 window:
- a CDS encoding organic hydroperoxide resistance protein, with translation MSIQQTDVVYTAIATAQNGRDGRVATDDGRLDVVVNPPKAMGGSGDGTNPEQLFAAGYSACFQGALGVVARNENADVSGSTVTAEVGIGKNGDGFGLIVRITAAIPNVDAETAKGLLEKAHQVCPYSKATRGNITVELAV, from the coding sequence GTGTCCATCCAGCAGACCGACGTCGTGTACACGGCGATCGCCACCGCGCAGAACGGACGCGACGGCCGCGTCGCCACCGACGACGGCCGACTCGACGTCGTTGTCAACCCGCCCAAGGCCATGGGTGGTTCCGGTGACGGAACCAACCCCGAGCAGCTCTTCGCCGCCGGCTACAGCGCCTGCTTCCAGGGTGCGCTGGGCGTCGTCGCACGCAACGAGAACGCCGACGTCTCCGGCTCGACGGTCACCGCCGAGGTCGGCATCGGCAAGAACGGCGACGGCTTCGGCCTCATCGTCAGGATCACGGCGGCCATCCCGAACGTCGACGCGGAGACCGCCAAGGGCCTGCTCGAGAAGGCCCACCAGGTCTGCCCGTACTCCAAGGCGACCCGCGGCAACATCACCGTGGAGCTCGCCGTCTGA
- a CDS encoding methyltransferase, which produces MSAAPITASVERRSLPVGGKGTLWAARPAYGVFEYRGRPLRIEVEDPAEVLFPTDCGLSLVAALNHESAPDPRGLTAFDLGCGSGLYTVALLSGGASHVTALDVNAAAAGDTLRNVARNGLDVNRVSCVAADLSRYAPVEKADLVVTNPPHLPYDPRYSTDSGLETALVAGREGRGMYDAVVARIDDLLVPGGRLVMAHSSLADVSRTVAEMRQKNYAVRTIEVCEMDIPLESYAEHKDIMLGHLEKLRADGRAEFEGERFMVHALEFTRSVDSADA; this is translated from the coding sequence ATGAGTGCTGCCCCGATCACGGCGTCGGTCGAGCGACGGTCCCTCCCTGTCGGCGGCAAGGGGACCCTCTGGGCCGCCCGCCCCGCCTACGGCGTCTTCGAGTACCGCGGCCGGCCTCTGCGCATCGAGGTCGAGGACCCGGCCGAGGTCCTTTTCCCCACCGACTGCGGTCTGAGTCTGGTGGCCGCCCTCAACCACGAGAGCGCCCCCGATCCCCGCGGTCTCACCGCCTTCGACCTGGGCTGCGGCTCCGGTCTCTACACCGTGGCCCTGCTCTCCGGCGGCGCGTCGCACGTCACGGCCCTGGACGTGAACGCCGCCGCGGCCGGTGACACCCTGCGCAACGTCGCCAGGAACGGTCTCGACGTCAACCGGGTGAGCTGCGTCGCCGCGGACCTGTCCCGTTACGCGCCGGTCGAGAAGGCCGACCTCGTCGTGACCAACCCGCCGCACCTGCCCTACGACCCGCGCTACTCCACCGACAGCGGGCTGGAGACGGCCCTGGTCGCCGGCCGCGAAGGGCGCGGCATGTACGACGCCGTGGTGGCCCGCATCGACGACCTGCTCGTCCCCGGCGGTCGCCTCGTGATGGCCCATTCCTCGCTCGCCGACGTGTCGCGGACCGTCGCGGAGATGCGGCAGAAGAACTACGCGGTGCGCACGATCGAGGTCTGCGAGATGGATATTCCGCTGGAGAGCTACGCGGAACACAAGGACATCATGCTCGGTCATCTCGAAAAGCTGCGTGCCGACGGACGCGCCGAATTCGAGGGCGAGCGATTCATGGTGCACGCGCTGGAGTTCACGCGCTCTGTCGATTCCGCAGACGCCTGA
- a CDS encoding rod shape-determining protein has protein sequence MTVSLEQLRRCHVAVDLGAARTRVFVKGAGLVVDEPSVAAVNTRTGALIAVGALAEKMTGRTPDYIRVTRPVSGGTVVDIDMAQRMLRHLLGEKLRRQLRRKPRLRAAACTPHDSDPLAQRAAVETLVGLGARRVELVDTLIAAAVGCGLPVEQPTATMIMVCGAATTQVAVLSLGAIVTAERIPVGGDAIDHAIIQHLRHQHELMLPSQSVRPLQLALSGNGLTPQGPTYTEIHGRDVATGLARSVTVDTAAVRDAIHTPLTAVLDGIGKILRDCPPDLVADLAERGIMMVGGSALLPGLDQMLREATGMPVHIAERPDVCAILGLGAMLEGKIQAMVLDPLADTA, from the coding sequence GTGACCGTCAGTCTTGAGCAGCTGCGTCGTTGCCATGTCGCCGTCGACCTCGGGGCCGCCAGGACCCGGGTCTTCGTCAAGGGCGCCGGGCTCGTCGTCGACGAGCCCAGCGTCGCCGCCGTGAACACCCGCACCGGAGCCCTGATCGCCGTCGGCGCGCTGGCCGAGAAGATGACCGGTCGCACGCCCGACTACATCCGCGTCACCCGGCCCGTCTCCGGTGGCACCGTCGTCGACATCGACATGGCCCAGCGGATGCTGCGCCACCTCCTCGGCGAGAAGCTCCGGCGCCAGCTGCGCCGCAAGCCCCGACTGCGCGCCGCCGCGTGCACACCGCACGACTCCGATCCGCTCGCCCAGCGCGCCGCCGTCGAGACCCTCGTCGGTCTCGGCGCCCGCCGCGTCGAGCTGGTCGACACCCTGATTGCCGCGGCCGTGGGCTGCGGGCTTCCCGTCGAGCAGCCCACGGCGACCATGATCATGGTCTGTGGGGCGGCCACCACCCAGGTCGCCGTGCTCTCGCTGGGGGCGATCGTCACCGCCGAACGCATTCCGGTCGGCGGCGACGCCATCGATCACGCCATCATCCAGCACCTGCGCCACCAGCACGAGCTGATGCTGCCGAGCCAGTCCGTACGCCCGCTGCAACTCGCCCTCAGCGGCAACGGTCTGACCCCCCAGGGGCCCACCTACACCGAGATCCACGGCCGGGACGTGGCGACCGGCCTGGCCCGGTCGGTCACCGTCGACACGGCCGCCGTGCGGGACGCGATCCACACCCCGCTGACCGCGGTCCTCGACGGCATCGGCAAGATCCTGCGGGACTGCCCGCCCGACCTGGTGGCCGACCTCGCCGAGCGCGGCATCATGATGGTCGGCGGCAGCGCCCTGCTGCCCGGCCTCGACCAGATGCTGCGCGAGGCGACCGGAATGCCGGTGCACATCGCCGAACGGCCGGACGTGTGCGCCATCCTCGGGCTCGGCGCGATGCTGGAGGGCAAGATCCAGGCCATGGTCCTCGACCCGCTCGCGGACACGGCGTGA
- a CDS encoding HalD/BesD family halogenase, which translates to MTIDGSAVHIAADEVDGLLSRHFAEKFDTAATAEIREKFAAEHIVPLRGLLPPELFVPIRDEAFGIMDRHGVSHDLTFEITDNTPRSMTTVGQPVIKDEGPLIDAFYFSPRVLDLVSRVVGEKVHTCPYAGEHYVISRLLKSGDTHGWHWDDYTYGIILVLEAPHYTEGGFVQAVSHTSWDKENPDVHGALISSQVRSYALEPGDAYVVKTNTTMHRVYPIRGEGRRTIVNMTLASDDDLSRPMTHETNDALFGGVRDPRSAG; encoded by the coding sequence ATGACGATCGACGGAAGTGCGGTGCACATTGCCGCTGACGAGGTGGACGGCCTGCTGAGCCGCCACTTCGCCGAGAAATTCGACACCGCGGCGACGGCCGAGATACGTGAGAAATTCGCGGCGGAGCACATCGTCCCGCTGCGTGGCCTGCTTCCGCCGGAACTCTTCGTTCCGATCCGGGACGAGGCTTTCGGCATCATGGACCGTCACGGGGTCAGCCACGATCTCACCTTCGAGATCACCGACAACACCCCGCGCAGCATGACCACCGTGGGCCAGCCCGTCATCAAGGACGAGGGCCCGCTGATCGACGCCTTCTACTTCTCGCCCCGGGTGCTCGACCTCGTCTCCCGCGTCGTCGGCGAGAAGGTCCACACCTGCCCCTACGCGGGCGAGCACTACGTCATCAGCCGCCTGCTCAAGTCCGGCGACACCCACGGATGGCACTGGGACGACTACACCTACGGCATCATCCTGGTCCTCGAGGCCCCGCACTACACCGAGGGCGGCTTCGTCCAGGCGGTCTCCCACACCTCCTGGGACAAGGAGAACCCGGACGTTCACGGTGCGCTGATCAGCAGTCAGGTGCGGTCCTACGCGCTGGAGCCGGGTGACGCCTACGTCGTCAAGACCAACACCACGATGCACCGCGTGTACCCGATCCGCGGCGAGGGCCGCCGCACGATCGTCAACATGACGCTGGCCAGCGACGACGACCTGAGCCGCCCGATGACGCACGAGACCAACGACGCCCTCTTCGGCGGCGTCCGCGATCCGCGAAGCGCCGGCTGA
- a CDS encoding MarR family winged helix-turn-helix transcriptional regulator, with the protein MASSRTDPLTLEVVELIGTVVARYYAEYEQAAAQHSLTGAQARVLGLLSLEPVPMRRIAQKLRCEPSNVTGIVDRLESRGLVERRPDPDDRRVKLAAPTPEGLDTSRRLRESLDFAREPLGRLSDAERALLRDLLKRMLGEGTL; encoded by the coding sequence ATGGCCTCCTCACGCACAGACCCCCTGACCCTCGAAGTCGTCGAGCTGATCGGTACGGTCGTGGCGCGGTACTACGCGGAGTACGAGCAGGCGGCGGCCCAGCACTCGCTGACCGGCGCGCAGGCCAGGGTCCTCGGGCTGCTCTCGCTGGAGCCGGTCCCCATGCGCAGGATCGCCCAGAAACTCCGGTGCGAGCCGTCGAACGTCACCGGGATCGTCGACCGGCTCGAGTCGCGCGGGCTGGTGGAGCGCCGCCCCGATCCGGACGACCGGCGGGTCAAGCTGGCCGCACCCACCCCGGAGGGGCTGGACACCTCGCGGCGACTGCGGGAGTCCCTGGACTTCGCCCGCGAGCCGCTCGGCCGGCTCTCGGACGCCGAGCGGGCCCTGCTGCGCGATCTGTTGAAACGGATGCTGGGCGAGGGCACCCTCTGA
- a CDS encoding acyl-CoA synthetase has product MSALFPALSAGPDRPHDRPALRFGAQELSYGELAGRAGALARRISGARRVAVWATPTAGTAVGVVAALLAGVPAVPLNPRSGERELAHIIADSAPDVLLAGASDVLPAGPAALSRIDTETRAPLAGDALTGAGPSPVRDPETPALIVYTSGTTGPPKGVVLSRRAIVASLDALEDAWAWTADDVLVHALPLFHVHGLILGVLGPLRRGGSVRHLGAFSPEAVARELGAGGGTMLFGVPTMYHRLADRLDDDPALVRALAGARLLVSGSAALPVHDHARITAATGRTVIERYGMTETLMNTSVRAGSGPRPGSVGMPLPGVELRLVEDDGGEIVGYEGERVGEIQVRGPNLFSGYLDRPDATAAAFDGDWFRTGDMAVRDPDGSVRIVGRRATDLIKSGGYKIGAGEIENALLDHPAVREAAVTAEPDPDLGERIVAWVVPADPEEPPSAAELAAHVAGLLAPYKRPRVVRHLAELPRNDMGKVMKKALPGALHG; this is encoded by the coding sequence ATGAGTGCGCTCTTCCCGGCCCTGTCGGCCGGGCCGGACCGGCCCCACGACCGCCCCGCGCTGCGCTTCGGCGCCCAGGAGCTGAGCTACGGGGAACTCGCCGGGCGGGCGGGCGCGCTCGCCCGCCGGATCTCGGGCGCGAGGCGGGTGGCCGTATGGGCGACCCCGACCGCGGGGACGGCGGTCGGGGTGGTCGCGGCCCTGTTGGCGGGGGTGCCGGCCGTGCCGCTGAACCCGCGGAGCGGCGAGCGGGAGCTGGCGCACATCATCGCCGACAGCGCGCCGGACGTGCTCCTGGCGGGCGCGTCCGACGTACTGCCCGCCGGTCCGGCCGCCCTGTCCCGTATCGACACGGAAACCCGCGCACCGCTCGCCGGGGACGCGCTCACGGGCGCCGGGCCGTCACCCGTGAGGGACCCCGAGACACCGGCACTGATCGTCTACACCTCCGGTACCACCGGCCCGCCCAAGGGTGTCGTCCTCTCCCGCCGCGCGATCGTGGCCTCGCTGGACGCCCTGGAGGACGCCTGGGCGTGGACGGCCGACGACGTCCTCGTGCACGCGCTGCCGCTCTTCCACGTGCACGGCCTGATCCTCGGGGTCCTCGGGCCGCTGCGGCGCGGCGGCTCGGTCCGCCATCTGGGCGCGTTCTCACCGGAGGCCGTGGCCCGGGAACTCGGGGCGGGCGGGGGCACGATGCTGTTCGGGGTGCCGACGATGTATCACCGGCTCGCTGACCGGCTGGACGACGACCCGGCCCTGGTCCGGGCGTTGGCGGGGGCGCGGCTGCTGGTCTCGGGCTCGGCGGCGCTGCCGGTGCACGACCACGCGCGGATCACGGCCGCGACGGGGCGGACCGTGATCGAGCGGTACGGCATGACCGAGACCCTCATGAACACCAGCGTGCGGGCCGGGTCCGGGCCGCGCCCCGGATCGGTGGGCATGCCGCTGCCGGGGGTGGAGCTGCGCCTGGTCGAGGACGACGGCGGTGAGATCGTCGGGTACGAAGGCGAGCGCGTCGGGGAGATCCAGGTCAGGGGTCCCAACCTGTTCTCGGGTTATCTCGACCGGCCCGACGCGACGGCCGCGGCCTTCGACGGGGACTGGTTCCGGACCGGCGACATGGCGGTCCGGGACCCCGACGGCTCGGTGCGGATCGTCGGCCGCCGGGCGACGGACCTGATCAAGAGCGGCGGCTACAAGATCGGGGCGGGCGAGATCGAGAACGCGCTGCTCGACCATCCCGCGGTACGGGAGGCGGCGGTGACCGCAGAGCCCGACCCCGACCTCGGCGAACGGATCGTGGCCTGGGTGGTGCCCGCGGACCCGGAGGAGCCGCCGTCCGCCGCGGAACTGGCCGC
- a CDS encoding NADP-dependent oxidoreductase, which yields MSVLPVSSREWHLVARPHGWPTPADFALREAPVGELAEGRILVRNLHFSVDPYMRGRMNDVKSYIPPFALDHPMDGGAVGEVVASAAEGFAVGDHVLHGLGWREYADVPARQATKVDPELAPLSAYLGVLGMTGLTAYAGLFEVASFKEGDAVFVSGAAGAVGSQVGQMARLKGASRVIGSAGSDEKVKLLVEEYGFDAAFNYKNGPVRDQLREAAPDGIDVYFDNVGGDHLEAAISSLNVHGRATICGMIAQYNDTEPVPGPRNMAMIIGKRLRLQGVLVGDHYDLQGRFVQEVGGWLRSGELTYGETVVEGIENGVDAFLGLLRGDNTGKMIVSVTG from the coding sequence ATGTCCGTACTTCCCGTGTCCAGCCGTGAGTGGCACCTCGTCGCCCGCCCGCACGGCTGGCCCACCCCGGCCGACTTCGCCCTGCGTGAGGCGCCCGTCGGCGAGCTCGCGGAGGGCCGGATTCTCGTCCGGAACCTCCACTTCTCCGTCGACCCCTACATGCGAGGCCGGATGAACGACGTCAAGTCGTACATTCCGCCCTTCGCGCTGGATCACCCCATGGACGGCGGTGCGGTCGGCGAGGTCGTGGCCTCCGCCGCCGAGGGCTTCGCCGTCGGCGACCACGTCCTGCACGGCCTTGGCTGGCGCGAGTACGCCGACGTCCCGGCCCGGCAGGCCACCAAGGTCGACCCGGAACTCGCCCCGCTGTCCGCCTACCTCGGTGTCCTCGGTATGACGGGCCTGACCGCCTACGCCGGTCTCTTCGAGGTCGCCTCCTTCAAGGAGGGGGACGCCGTCTTCGTCTCCGGCGCGGCTGGGGCCGTCGGCAGTCAGGTGGGGCAGATGGCCAGGCTCAAGGGTGCCTCCCGCGTCATCGGGTCCGCCGGTTCCGACGAGAAGGTCAAGCTCCTGGTGGAGGAGTACGGCTTCGACGCGGCCTTCAACTACAAGAACGGGCCGGTCCGCGACCAGCTCCGCGAGGCCGCCCCGGACGGAATCGACGTCTACTTCGACAACGTCGGCGGCGACCACCTCGAGGCCGCGATCTCCTCGCTCAACGTCCATGGACGTGCCACCATCTGCGGCATGATCGCGCAGTACAACGACACCGAGCCGGTCCCCGGGCCGCGCAACATGGCCATGATCATCGGCAAGCGGCTGCGCCTCCAGGGCGTCCTCGTCGGCGACCACTACGACCTCCAGGGCCGCTTCGTCCAGGAAGTCGGCGGCTGGCTGCGCTCGGGTGAGCTCACGTACGGCGAGACCGTCGTCGAGGGCATCGAGAACGGCGTGGACGCCTTCCTCGGCCTCCTTCGCGGGGACAACACCGGCAAGATGATCGTTTCGGTGACCGGTTAG
- a CDS encoding sensor histidine kinase has translation MSITDEDGPGPRLPMLLEAVLSVGTDLELRATLQHIVDSATELTGARYGALGIIDPESRRLTALFTAGLTEAERRRIGDLTDGCAGLIGALTEDPRPLRLDDLTTDPRSGGVPEGHPEMHSFLGVPIPVRTEVFGNLYLTEKRSGTFTETDQALLRVLASQAGIAIGNARLYETARQRERWIEGAAAVTTSLLTGEPTADALTTVAERARILADASAGVVLQPTDDGGMEIVAASTVDDPGDLVGTTIAPGSPVLEQLLGGEPVFIDDSATDPRMTTHVRSRFGPSMMLPLQSGGRLIGTLALPRRRGGRPYTAVDRLLATQFASQAALALVLADAQHNRERLAVYEDRDRIARDLHDLVVQRLFATEMMLESTRRRAGGTCEEDALLGRAVDELDSTIQEVRTAIFALQQPPAEMPASFRGRVLRETGGAAALLGFRPSVHFSGAVDALIEDTDAERILAVLRGALAAAHRRPGVAAISVEVFAPPRGPGLRVTDDARPPVTVSWP, from the coding sequence ATGTCGATCACGGATGAGGACGGCCCAGGACCCCGCCTGCCGATGCTGCTGGAAGCCGTCCTCAGCGTCGGCACCGACCTCGAACTACGGGCCACCCTGCAGCACATCGTGGACTCCGCGACCGAACTGACCGGAGCACGCTACGGGGCTCTCGGGATCATCGACCCCGAGAGCCGCCGGCTCACCGCCCTGTTCACCGCGGGCCTGACGGAGGCCGAACGCCGACGGATCGGCGACCTGACCGACGGCTGCGCCGGCCTGATCGGCGCTCTCACGGAGGACCCGAGGCCGCTGCGTCTGGACGATCTGACGACCGACCCCCGCTCGGGCGGAGTCCCGGAGGGGCACCCCGAGATGCATTCCTTCCTCGGCGTGCCGATCCCCGTACGCACCGAGGTCTTCGGCAACCTCTACCTGACCGAGAAACGTTCCGGCACCTTTACCGAGACGGACCAGGCACTGCTCAGGGTCCTCGCCTCCCAGGCCGGCATCGCGATCGGCAACGCCCGCCTGTACGAGACCGCACGGCAACGCGAACGCTGGATCGAGGGCGCCGCGGCGGTGACCACCTCGCTGCTCACCGGCGAGCCGACGGCCGACGCGCTGACGACCGTCGCCGAGCGGGCCCGGATACTGGCGGACGCCTCGGCCGGCGTCGTCCTCCAGCCCACCGACGACGGCGGGATGGAGATCGTGGCCGCCTCGACGGTGGACGACCCCGGCGACCTGGTCGGCACGACGATCGCCCCAGGGTCACCCGTGCTGGAACAACTGCTCGGCGGAGAACCGGTGTTCATCGACGACTCGGCGACCGACCCCCGGATGACCACGCACGTGCGGTCCCGGTTCGGGCCCTCGATGATGCTGCCGCTCCAGAGCGGCGGCCGGCTGATCGGCACCCTCGCCCTTCCCCGGCGGCGAGGCGGGCGCCCGTACACGGCGGTGGACCGACTGCTCGCCACTCAGTTCGCCTCGCAGGCGGCCCTCGCGCTGGTCCTGGCCGACGCCCAGCACAACCGGGAACGGCTCGCGGTGTACGAGGACCGCGACCGGATCGCCCGGGACCTGCACGACCTGGTCGTCCAGCGCCTCTTCGCCACGGAGATGATGCTGGAGTCGACCCGGCGCCGGGCGGGCGGCACCTGCGAGGAGGACGCGCTCCTCGGCCGGGCGGTGGACGAGCTGGACTCCACGATCCAGGAGGTCCGGACGGCCATCTTCGCCCTCCAGCAGCCACCGGCCGAGATGCCCGCCTCGTTCCGCGGCCGGGTGCTGCGCGAGACGGGCGGCGCGGCGGCCCTGCTGGGCTTCCGGCCGTCGGTCCACTTCTCCGGCGCGGTGGACGCCCTGATCGAGGACACCGACGCCGAACGGATCCTGGCGGTCCTGCGCGGCGCGCTGGCCGCCGCCCATCGCCGGCCCGGCGTCGCCGCCATCAGCGTCGAGGTGTTCGCGCCGCCCCGCGGCCCCGGCCTGCGGGTCACCGACGACGCGCGGCCCCCCGTCACCGTCAGCTGGCCGTGA
- the purD gene encoding phosphoribosylamine--glycine ligase: MTTRARSMKKILVVDSTGRGHAICDLFTRTDPDVTVYYGPGCDVIDHPRIVPAPSVTLTDPAGALSFLERHPVSFVFVSHIDALSLGYVDELRRAGHRVIGPTRAAAALESSKTRGKEFCASHGIPVPEFEVFTDPDKAKDHLRTLPYLCVVKTDGLTPDGDGSVVCDSTAEAEAAVDRFARECGEGLRLVVEERLTGPEISVFALLDGDSALLFPTGLDYKRTLENDAGKNCDGMGSVAPHPDDSPELREELRTTLVDPLVRGLKAEGLDFTGFVYIGAMLTPRGPVAIEINARFGDSEAEVVLPGVRSDFTLLCEAVLARELGRHRLETDGLARCSVALVQGSLDPGAPDALAGWPFGAFAVGQAVSGLDRVDPAEAVVFCANVRLDTAGTPRTTGGRVLHVVGAGATPDQARARAYGQIDRIGFPGMRYRADIGAVAVPAGK, translated from the coding sequence GTGACCACACGAGCAAGGTCCATGAAGAAGATCCTCGTCGTCGACAGCACCGGACGCGGTCACGCGATCTGCGACCTGTTCACCCGCACCGACCCCGACGTCACCGTCTACTACGGCCCCGGCTGCGACGTGATCGACCACCCGCGCATCGTGCCCGCCCCCTCGGTCACGCTCACCGACCCGGCCGGCGCCCTGTCGTTCCTCGAACGCCACCCCGTGTCCTTCGTCTTCGTCTCCCACATCGACGCCCTGTCCCTCGGCTACGTCGACGAACTGCGGCGCGCCGGACACCGGGTCATCGGCCCGACCCGGGCCGCGGCGGCGCTGGAGTCCAGCAAGACGCGCGGCAAGGAGTTCTGCGCGAGCCACGGCATCCCGGTGCCCGAGTTCGAGGTCTTCACCGACCCCGACAAGGCCAAGGACCACCTGCGGACCCTCCCCTACCTCTGCGTCGTCAAGACCGACGGGCTCACGCCCGACGGCGACGGCTCGGTGGTCTGCGACTCGACGGCCGAAGCGGAGGCGGCCGTCGACCGTTTCGCCCGCGAGTGCGGCGAGGGCCTGCGGCTGGTCGTCGAGGAACGGCTGACCGGCCCCGAGATATCGGTGTTCGCCCTGCTCGACGGGGACAGTGCGCTGCTGTTCCCCACCGGGCTCGACTACAAGCGGACACTGGAGAACGACGCCGGCAAGAACTGTGACGGCATGGGGTCCGTCGCGCCCCACCCGGACGACAGTCCGGAGCTGCGCGAGGAACTGCGCACCACCCTCGTCGACCCGCTGGTACGCGGACTCAAGGCGGAGGGGCTGGACTTCACCGGCTTCGTCTACATCGGCGCCATGCTCACCCCGCGCGGACCCGTCGCCATCGAGATCAACGCCCGGTTCGGGGACTCCGAGGCCGAGGTCGTCCTGCCCGGCGTGCGCAGCGACTTCACCCTGTTGTGCGAGGCCGTGCTGGCCCGAGAACTCGGGCGGCACCGCCTGGAGACGGACGGCCTGGCCCGCTGCTCGGTCGCCCTGGTCCAGGGCAGCCTCGACCCGGGGGCGCCCGACGCCCTGGCCGGCTGGCCGTTCGGCGCCTTCGCCGTCGGCCAGGCGGTGAGCGGTCTGGATCGCGTCGACCCCGCCGAAGCGGTGGTGTTCTGCGCGAACGTCCGGCTCGACACGGCCGGGACCCCACGGACCACCGGCGGCCGGGTGCTCCACGTGGTGGGGGCCGGCGCCACTCCCGACCAGGCGCGCGCCCGCGCCTACGGTCAGATCGACCGCATCGGATTCCCCGGCATGCGCTACCGGGCCGACATCGGGGCCGTCGCGGTTCCGGCAGGGAAGTGA
- a CDS encoding fatty acid desaturase has protein sequence MQPRETMRGLPRVAQPFLTWVTGVPLAGAAPRVMWRPTLALVAGALQTAASVAVGAWAFTQVWYVLVPVLVLTWPVTAGGMRRLDVVVVHQTLHRMFTASKEGNRVVSELITTVLWRPPFDGNRQEHLTHHAFPCSLKDGDTLYLQSTGARPGMTRREFRGYLLRAVLSPRHHWSFLSSRLRANFLTRSPLYRMAMAYAFLAATVALLTLTGWWAQWLLLWVVPLTFFFQNQTLLYTLSEHRWWLYDNAERLTKAQRDELTFGRFCGRAVPATEGLGPAGRLTAWTGWWLRMALLYAPYRMCILVGDTVQHDLHHVRPKCDWANSSWVRNDDLATGHADRYYEAWGGLLTHVYVGNSVRDWTAAPSAPLTSSTAG, from the coding sequence ATGCAACCACGCGAGACGATGCGCGGCCTGCCGCGCGTCGCGCAACCCTTCCTGACCTGGGTGACCGGTGTGCCGCTGGCCGGCGCCGCGCCCCGCGTCATGTGGCGTCCCACCCTGGCCCTGGTCGCCGGTGCCCTGCAGACCGCCGCCTCCGTGGCCGTCGGCGCCTGGGCATTCACCCAGGTCTGGTACGTCCTCGTCCCCGTCCTGGTGCTCACCTGGCCCGTCACCGCCGGTGGTATGCGGCGGCTGGACGTGGTCGTCGTCCACCAGACCCTGCACCGGATGTTCACCGCCTCCAAGGAAGGCAACCGGGTCGTCAGCGAACTGATCACCACGGTGCTGTGGCGTCCGCCCTTCGACGGCAACCGCCAGGAGCACCTCACCCATCACGCGTTCCCGTGCTCCCTGAAGGACGGCGACACGCTCTACCTCCAGAGCACGGGCGCCCGCCCCGGGATGACCCGCAGGGAGTTCCGCGGGTACCTCCTGCGGGCGGTCCTCTCGCCCCGCCACCACTGGTCGTTCCTGTCCAGCCGGCTCCGGGCGAACTTCCTGACCCGCTCACCGCTGTACCGGATGGCGATGGCCTACGCCTTCCTCGCCGCCACCGTGGCCCTGCTGACGCTCACCGGCTGGTGGGCGCAGTGGCTGCTGCTCTGGGTCGTGCCGCTGACGTTCTTCTTCCAGAACCAGACGCTGCTCTACACCCTCAGCGAACACCGCTGGTGGCTCTACGACAACGCCGAGCGCCTCACCAAGGCACAGCGCGACGAGCTGACCTTCGGCCGGTTCTGCGGCCGGGCCGTCCCCGCGACCGAGGGCCTGGGCCCGGCCGGCCGCCTGACCGCGTGGACCGGCTGGTGGCTGCGGATGGCGCTGCTGTACGCCCCTTACCGGATGTGCATCCTCGTCGGCGACACCGTCCAGCACGACCTGCACCACGTCCGCCCCAAGTGCGACTGGGCGAACTCCTCGTGGGTCCGCAACGACGATCTCGCGACCGGGCACGCCGACCGCTACTACGAAGCCTGGGGCGGTCTGCTCACCCACGTCTACGTCGGCAACAGCGTCCGTGACTGGACCGCGGCGCCGTCCGCACCCCTCACCTCGTCGACGGCGGGGTGA
- a CDS encoding SCO2400 family protein: MDYCHPCRRHLNGALACAGCGTPAEELRHESPHAYVPAVETGHVYELDPVEPPQGSAQGGGRAARRRAAAGSAVTERAVARRDRRSRGRRGRTVLAGALGVMLAAGALGLAKTLAEEPAEGGAATAVREEDVVESSLPPEPSRDPGETEGPRPVREPAPATSPGTRAPASGPPGAGAPGTGGGTRDSATGTAGSGGPEPSASGSPSGPADGPEASPSATVSRHPATTVPGDQPSTGTPSPTPSPTEKPCTPFLWWCV; encoded by the coding sequence ATGGACTATTGCCACCCGTGCCGACGGCATCTCAACGGCGCCCTCGCCTGTGCCGGATGCGGGACCCCCGCCGAGGAGCTACGGCACGAATCCCCCCACGCCTACGTCCCCGCGGTCGAGACCGGGCACGTCTACGAACTGGACCCGGTCGAGCCACCACAGGGTTCGGCGCAGGGCGGCGGCCGTGCCGCGCGTCGTCGTGCCGCGGCCGGTTCGGCGGTCACGGAGCGGGCCGTCGCGCGTCGCGATCGTCGGTCCCGCGGCCGTAGGGGCCGCACCGTCCTGGCGGGCGCCCTCGGAGTGATGCTGGCCGCCGGGGCCCTCGGCCTGGCGAAGACCCTCGCGGAGGAACCGGCCGAGGGGGGCGCCGCCACCGCCGTCCGGGAGGAGGACGTCGTCGAGAGCTCACTGCCGCCCGAGCCCTCGCGCGATCCCGGGGAGACCGAGGGGCCGCGACCGGTCCGGGAGCCCGCCCCCGCGACATCCCCCGGCACCCGCGCACCGGCCTCCGGACCTCCCGGCGCGGGTGCACCGGGCACGGGCGGCGGCACGCGGGACTCCGCCACCGGTACGGCGGGGTCGGGCGGCCCGGAGCCGTCCGCCTCGGGCTCCCCTTCCGGCCCGGCCGACGGCCCCGAGGCGAGTCCGAGCGCCACGGTCTCGCGCCACCCCGCCACGACGGTCCCCGGCGATCAGCCCTCGACCGGCACCCCGTCCCCCACGCCGTCGCCGACGGAGAAGCCCTGCACCCCGTTCCTGTGGTGGTGCGTCTGA